The genomic stretch TGGGTGAATGGGAGGAATGGGACTTGGTCTGTGGATAGCTGATGTGAGAAGGGGCTTGGGGAAAGCTTGAGGCCTTTATGGAGGGTGCACCTGTAGCCTGGGTGTTTGAGGTTGTCAGGGACAgtttgcaggagggagggggggcgggggagtagATGGAGTTTTTATAAATTGGATCTGACTTTCCAATGGGAATAAGACATGTAGCTTAAGTACTTGACAGTTAAGAGGATAAACCCTTCTGTAAAGTAAAGCAAACTATCTCCCTTCCCCATTAGATCTGCTTtgtaaattcaaattttaatataatagGTTTGCTAAAAATGCCTCACACACCTGTTGTTACCCCCAATGTTGTTTTCTTGACCAAAATCAACTCTTTAGCTCATGTGGGGAGTGATGGAGGCAGTGGCCACACAATCACTAAGTACCttaaagaagttttttttttttttttaattgatttccgagaggaaaggagagggaaagagatggaaacatcaatgatgagagagcatcatccatctgctgcctcctgcatgccccctactggagatcgagccgacaacccaggcatgtgcccttgaccagaatcgaacccggcaccattcagtccgcaggctgatgatgctcttatccattgagccaaaccagctagggtgactaAGTACCTTTATGTAGTGTTGGGAGCAGGATCAGAAACTgctccctcttcccaccccaccccttcaccTGGTTGAGCCCCACCATTGGCTAGCAGTCAGTGCCAGCTTCCTCTTCTAAAGAAGTGAAACAGCATTGCCCACAGGCTCACAATTCCAGTTCCCAGGAAGTATGGACACTCCTATGAAACCTTTCTCTGTGTATTTATTACCTGTGTTCCTCTCATTCTCTAACTGTTGCACCAGCCTCCTGCCCTCAAGTTGAATTGGCACAGCTATCTAAAATTCTGCCTCACCTGGCAGATGTGGCTCCGTgaattgagcattgtcccatgcaccaagagttcaattcccggtcagggcacatgcaggcttgatcccccagtatggggtgtgcaggaggcagccaatcaatgattttctcatcattgatttttctaactccctctctgaaatcaataaaaatatattttaaaataaagacattttttaaaaataataaaattctgccTTATTTGAAAGTTGCAGGTCTGATTGAAGCAGCACTTTTCCTACAGATAAAAGACTTATGTGAGTGGCATTTTGGACCCCCTGTGCCTGGCTTCTGCCTCCAGCACTCACCCAGCCATACCTACAACCTCAGTCTCCAGCTAGGCCTGACATCCTTAGATCTCCTGACATTTGCTCACATACTTGCCTCTTCGCAGATTACCCTTCTGTCATAAATTCCTGCTTATTTTTCACATCCCAGTTGAGAAGACACTTTTACTATGAGAATCAGTTTGCTCTGCTTTTGTGATGATTCCACCGTCTTAATACTTATTAACCTCAAGACTGgttatattttctgtttcctcaACTAATCCATAATCTCACAAGCCAGGTTTGCATCTTGCTCATCTTTTATCTGCTTCAGCACTGCACAATCCCCAGGACACAAGGACAGCACTTACTCATCACTCCTCTCAGTCCCCAATGCCAAAATTACTGACAGTCACTGCCCTGCATGCTCTGAGCTCAGATTACCTCCTCAACCCTTGCTCTGACTGCCCCTACTCCATGTGGGCCAATTGATCTCTTTATTCCCTGGGAATCTGCACTTGCACATGGCAGATCACTCCTGCTGgaccttctttcttcctctcctccgcTCCCtgctctgagattccacacttcCCTGGAAGCTCTGATCCAGTCTGTCTCCTCGAAGTCGTCTCAGGTTCCCTCTGAGCTCTATTACAGCatttacaataataatagctTACACACATATGTACAGACCCTCAGTAGAAAATCACCGtcattagtattttatttacCACTCACTACTCTGAACATAGGTGCTCAGAAGAGGACTCCAGTCAGAGCGGCAGTGCTTGAGTCACTCCGCAAGCTCCACCCTGCCCGCTCGACCCTGCCTGCGGGGGATGGAGGTCCGGCCCCGGGGCTCCCCAACCACTAGAGGGCGCAGTGACCGCCGGCGTGCGTGCGCCATGACGTCATGCTCTGAGCGACGGTTTTCCCTAGGGGCAGCACCCCTGCCACCGGACTCGGTGTGAGCCTTTAGCTCATGCTTCAAATCCTCCCGCATCCCACAATGCTTTGCCTGATGCTTTCGCCCTCAGACCTGCCAGCTGCATTGCCACAGGGAAAACGTAGACGCCGCCCCAAAAGACAGCGGCTCAGGAGAAAGTTTGTCCCTCGGCGCGATCCGTCTCTCAGAGGTCGTTGCTAGGCGCCGACGTCTGCTTCTTTACATCTGGTTGGATCTCAGACGTAAGGCGGGTTTTACTGCTGTGGGGCGCATGCGTGCAGAAAAGGATGGAGGATTCGGAACCGGAACGGAAGGTGGGAGAAAGGCTGGGGTCCCCTGGGTGGCGAGTCGCCGTGAAGACGGGGAGGAAGGGGTTCCGGGCTTGATTCCTGGGTCTCTGCAGCGGGCTCGTACCGACGAGGCGACCGCCTCCGGAAGCCGTTCCGAGGCGGAGGAAGAGGACGACGAGGACTATGTGCCCTACGTGCCATTGCGACAGCGCCGACAGCTGCTGGTGAGGGCCGGGGTCTAAGGAGGAATGAGGGTAGGGGGTGGGTGTTTCGCAGTGGTCTGTGGAGTGAGGGGGTCTACGCGGGAGCGTGGCCTCAGGCACAACCCGAGGGACTGGCGACCTAATCTGAGGGGTAGAGCAGCTCTGCACCTCGGGGCACGATTTTCTCTCAGAAGCCAGGATCCTGCCGCAGCTCCTGGGCGCGATGCCCAGCTCTGTGTCGGGCTTGGCTCTGAGGGGCGCTGCTGGACCCTCAGCTCCAGAAGCTGCTGCAGCGAAGACGCAAGGGAGCTgcggaggaggagcagcaggacagTGGCAGTGATCACCGGGGAGATGAGGACGACATCCCTCTGGGCCCTCAGTCCAATGTCAGCCTCCTGGATCAACACCAGCACCTCAAAGAGAAGGCTGAAGGTGGGCTCAGCAGGGGCGGGAGGCTCAGCTTGGTGCACTGCTTTGGTGTCTCTCTGACATTTGTCTGCTTTTCTTCTCAGCCCGCAAGGAGTCTGCCAAGGAAAAGCAgctgaaggaagaagagaagatcTTGGAGAGTGTGGCTGAGGGCCGAGGTATGGTTGTAGCCTGGGCAGGGAGGAAGTGGACTGAACCTCCTCCCACACAGGCATGTTATATCTCAAAGGGCCTGGCCTCTGGGAAGAAGCCAGCCCTGAGCCACATCTCTCTTCTCAGCCTTGATGTCAGTGAAGGAGATGGCCAAGGGAATCACATATGATGATCCAATCAAAACCAGGTATATCTTTATAGTCTCTGGAAAAGCAGTTACCCTTACCTGGAATAGTTTGTGGCTGAGACTGGCAGGAACATGCCAAAGGCAGCTATGCCCAGGGCCTCTCTTAACCCCTACCACCACTCACAGTTGGACACCTCCCCGTTACGTCCTGAGTATGTCTGAAGAGCGGCATGAGCGTGTACGGAAAAAATACCACATCCTGGTGGAAGGAGATGGTATCCCACCCCCCATCAAGAGCTTCAAGGAAATGAAATTTCCTGCAGGTacctggggagtgggagtggcacCACACTTTGGTAGTCAAATATCTGTGAGGTTGTGTCCTAGTTCCCATTGACCTCAGCAGCTGCAGCATAGCCAGCGGGGACGGAGGGATTTGAGGAGGGGTTTCTTTAAGCTCCTTTTTCAGTTGTGCCAGCTGAAGATATTCACTATTCTGTGCCACTATGAAGCTTAATTGGACAAGTGAGGCTGGCCTTAGACAGATCTGGGTGTGAATTCTGTCTCCATTTAGCCTAGGAGCTTTGAACAGGTCTGTCTGTCagacttttctctccctctctctgtttctatgtttCATCATTTGTAACTTGAGGGGAATGGTGGCAGTTTTACAGGCTTTGGGGCCTGATAAAGTACCTGTGAGACATGAGAGTGATGTCAGGGTTGTTTCCACAGCCATCCTGAGAGGCCTGAAGAAGAAAGGCATCCACCACCCAACGCCTATTCAGATCCAGGGTATCCCCACCATGTGAGTGTGGACCTGGGGCCCGGAgaagggcagtgatgggcagtTCCTGTGTTCTGCTGAACTTGACCCGCAGGCCTGTCCTCTGCCAACAGTCTGTCCGGCCGTGACATGATAGGCATCGCCTTCACGGGTTCAGGCAAGACGCTGGTGTTCACTTTGCCTGTCATCATGTTCTGCCTGGAACAAGAAAAGAGATTACCTTTCTCCAAGCGTGAAGGGCCCTATGGACTCATTATCTGTCCCTCGGTAAAATAGGCtggcctggagggcagggcacCAATGAGACTGTCTCCTGGtaccagcccctgcccctgtaTCTGCAGCGAGAGCTGGCCCGGCAGACCCACGGCATCCTGGAGTATTATTGCCGCTTGCTGCAGGAGGACAGCTCGCCACTCCTGCGCTGTGCGCTTTGCATCGGGGGCATGTCTGTCAAAGAGCAGATGGAGACCATCCGACAGTGAGCATaagcacccctcaccccagggcctCCCCAAAGCGTCTAGATAAACTGAATGATCCTTTGCTTTAGCTATTGTGCAGATCCTTGCAGAGGCCTAATTAAAAGAGCTCCCAGTCTCATGCAGAggtcagctggggtggggtggggatgtgaTGAGGGACTGTGGGAACATAGCAAATGGAAGAAAGGCATCTGGAAAGTTAGAGGATtggggcattccaggcagaagacaAAGATGGGGGGCCTGGGGTGTTCAGAAAGGTTAGGGTCATTCAGTATGTAGTCCAGCAAGGAGGCTaaggcactgggccagggctggaCCCTTGCTCTTCCACACAGTGCAGTCAGACCCCAGTAGATATCACCAGTTGTCTGGGGTCACAGACAGGTCACACCCAGTCCCTGCTTGATAGGCATCCCAGCCTCAGGGAAGATACAGAACAGTTGAATTCTGGGTGCCAGTAAAGTGAGCCCTTTCCTGCCtatggagggagctgggggagtgCGGGTTGAGGCTATTTGGAGATTAAGAACAGCCCCCTCCTGGGGGCAAGAGGAATGACCCGGGAGAAGGGAAATGGCAGAGGTCAAAACATGGGTGGGAAGAGCTCCAGAATACAGATAGCATTGGCCGAGAAGGCTGCAGCCTGCTCCAGTAGTGACATATACTGAACCCTGAGCAAAGTGGTGGGAGTGATGAGGAGGGGACAGGTGAGGAGAGATGGGAAGGAGGCCAGAGTGGGGGGGGGAGTCACAGAGCCGGCCTTTAAGTAGGGCTGAGCAGGTAGCCTGACCTCACAATCTCTCTTGGTCCCAGTGGTGTGCACATGATGGTGGCCACCCCTGGGCGCCTCATGGATCTGCTGCAAAAGAAGATGGTCAGCCTAGACATCTGTCGCTACCTGGCCCTAGACGAGGCTGACCGCATGATTGACATGGGTTTCGAGGGTGACATCCGCACCATCTTCTCCTACTTCAAGGTACCTGTCCCTGCCTGGCCAGGGTACTCCTGCACCCTCGGGGCTGCCCTTCCACTGTCCCAGCTGCTTAACTTCCCCAGCCCCCATGTGTCCTCAGCCCCAGCTCTCTCTCAGGGCCAGCGACAGACCCTACTCTTCAGTGCCACCATGCCTAAGAAGATACAGAACTTTGCCAAGAGTGCCCTCGTGAAGCCTGTCACCATCAATGTGGGGCGCGCTGGGGCCGCCAGCCTAGATGTCATACAGGTGGGCAGTCTCACCACTGAGGGCTGGGTCTAACGACTCCCTTGAAGCTGATTGGAGCAGAGTGGGTGGTCCACCTTGGGGGCACTAGGAGTTCCATTCAAGCTTCAACCCTTAGTGGGAAACATTCTTAGGGTGTCCAGCCCTTGGTGCAAGAGGCTTCTAATCACCTCCTAGATGGGATTGGGGGAcccagcctctgcagcagcactgtGGCTGGTGAGCCTGTTCTCAGGATCACCTGACCTAGCTCCTGTGGTGGCAGGAGGTGGAATACGTGAAAGAGGAGGCCAAGATGGTGTATCTGCTCGAGTGCCTGCAAAAGACACCCCCGCCCGTGAGTGCAGCCCAGGACCTCCAagaggggagagggcaatggggcaAGATGCTGGGGAAAATTAGGGTCATTGGGTGGAGACACTCCCTGTGACTAGAGGTGGCCTTTCCGGACAGGTGCTCATCTttgcagagaagaaagcagatgTGGATGCCATCCATGAGTACCTGCTGCTCAAGGGGGTCGAGGCCGTGGCCATCCATGGGGGCAAAGGTCAGGATGGCATATGTGTAGGCGTGAACCTGGTGCTATAGCAGCCCTTCACCTAACCCTTTCCCTGCCTGGCTAGCTTGCCACTACTCCCCAGGCTCCTGCTGTCACCCTGACAGCTCCCGCCTGACCCTCCCCAGACCAGGAGGAACGGACCAAGGCCATCGAGGCATTCCGGGAGGGCAAGAAGGATGTTCTAGTGGCCACAGACGTAGCCTCCAAGGGCCTGGACTTCCCTGCCATCCAGCACGTCATCAATTACGACATGCCTGAGGAGATTGAGAACTACGGTGGGAGCTTGTGGGATTGGGGTGCGGGCTAGGCCCCAGACATGGGCAGTGGGCCAAAGACTGTTTCCTCTCTGCAGTGCACAGAATAGGCCGCACTGGGCGCTCAGGAAACACAGGCATCGCCACCACCTTCATCAACAAGGCCTGCGGTGAGTCTACTTCCAGGGCCACCACCGCTGTCTCCCGAGTCCTACAGGTCCTGGCTACGGGGCCCAGGGTTGGACCTAATGATTCCCCACTGCCCCCACAGATGAGTCAGTGCTGATGGACCTCAAAGCCCTGCTGCTGGAGGCCAAGCAGAAGGTGCCACCTGTGCTGCAAGTGCTGCACTGTGGGGACGAGTCCATGCTGGAGATCGGAGGTGACTGTGAAGCGGGAGGTAGTCCAGAGGGGGGCATGATAGGAACACCAGGAAACAAGTCTACACTGCacgtgaggggcgggggggggggggggtttgaggggGGGACAAGGTCTGAGGCACAGAACCTAGCCTGTCACCATGCTGATCTCCATTTCCCTATGCCCCTAGGAGAACGAGGCTGTGCCTTCTGCGGGGGCCTGGGCCATCGGATCACCGACTGCCCCAAACTTGAGGCCATGCAGACCAAACAGGTCAGCAACATCGGCCGCAAGGACTACCTGGCCCACAGCTCCATGGACTTCTAGCCGTCTGTCATCCCTCTCCAAGAGGCCTCAGTCTCTGGgtcccagttgcctcccacacaccagaCCCTGGACACGAAGCCAGCATCCTCGGCCCAGCTGGCTTGGGCTaggctgggcctggctgcctgccctctGTGCCTCTGGAATTGCTTTTATTGTTCCCCTTTATCCCAGTTGCCATTAAAGCACAACCCTCTCTAGtctcagccccagccctgcctctgtgcTTCACCTTGTCTGCCCATTACTTCCTGGCCACCTCACCCTCTGACCTCTAGAGCCCTTCTGAGGCAGACCCTGGGTCTCTCCCCAACATCTAGATGGCTAGATTGTGGCAGGAGGCATCTAGCTTTATTTATGACTTGGATGCACCACACTGGCAGACACGGCAAAATCCTTGACGGGGTTTTTGTGTCTCTCTGGTTGGCTGTCATTATAacctccagccctgccccagcctcctccttgtCGATTGTGTAAAGCTAGGGCCCCTTGAGAGGCAACTTCCTGCCTCAGGCCCCCTGTTCCTGGTATGAAACCCTCCGCTCTGTTTGCTGAGGAGCAGCCGGTGCCACAGGACTGCCACTGAGGCTACAAGCAGTTTCTGATATGCTCTGTGCCAAGCTCTCTGCTGGGCAGCTCACAGGTGACTAGGAGAGAGATCAGACGTAACGAGCATGGGCAGTGGTCACGAGTATGTTGACAAATGGACCAGGATTTCAACATCTGGCAAGGGGTAGGCAGAGGACCAGCGCTGGTGGTGGctcctctgtgccagacacttatGTGCAAGGCCACATGCTTATCCCAGCAGGACAGCAGTTGCTCAAGCCATGTTTGTCACTTGGTGTGTGGCCTTCGCAAGTTACTTAATGTTtgagccttgatttcctcatTGTTGAAATGGCAATGAGAATGCAAAGGGCTGGGTTTGTAAGGCCGGGGCTCTGGGCTGTGTGGTCCATGTTTGGCACAAAGCCGGGTGCAGGACTTGGAAAAAATTTCCTGCCTGAGAAGCAACACACTCCATTTATGACCCCCAAATTATATTCCTTAGCCTGTTTATATGTTCCTTTCCAGAGGTGGCTTTGAATGAATGACATGAGGCTGTTTTCAGAATTCAGATCCACATTTAGAGCCAAGTTATTGGCCTCCAGCAAggcaaggcaaagaaaaaaaataggcccCTAGCAGGAAGCAAAACTTAAAAAGAACATATGAGCTCCCTAGGGGCCCAGTGGGGACCTGCCACCTACATTCACGTGGCCAGAGCCACACATGAGGACGGGCACACTGCTGGGGCCTTTGTGTTCTCAGACAAcatggaggggtgagggaagTCCACCCAGAGTAAGCAGCTGGCACCCAGAGGAACATAGTGAGGGGTGCCCTGGAGGGGTTGGGCTGGGGTCAGCACTTAACACCTTGCGTGCTGGGCTGAGGAGCCCAGGCTAGACCTGAGGGCAGTGAGAAGCCAGAAAAGGTTTAGAAAGGGGAGAGATGAGTGCGCCCAGGTGGGATGGTGATTAAAAGGGAGATGCTCAGGCTGGCAATAGGGGCTGTGAAGATAGAGCAAatgaatattagaaatattttgatagccaaaaccggtttggctcagtggatggagtgtcggcctgcgaactgaggggtcccgggttcgattccggtcaagggcatgtaccttggttgcgggcacatccccagtagggggtgtgcaagaggcagctgatcgatgtttctcattgatgtttctaactatccctctcccttcctctctgtaaaagtcaataaaataaaatattttaaaaaaatattttgatataagGATAAGCCAACCAACCAGGGTTGCAAGTAGGAAAGAAAGTTTGCCAGtctggctgtgggaatgcaggtCCCAGGTTGTACAACTGCCCCCTGaggatcagggaaggcttcagagCCCCTGACTGGGGAGCCAGCCTGTAGGCCTGATGCTCGCTCACAGCCAGCTGACCCAGGTGCAGGCATGGGTCATTTGCCCTCAGGCGGTCGGTCGGAGGCCTCTGCCAGGCATGCGTGAGCACCTTGGCCAGCTGGGACCCTAAGGTAGAAATGTGTGATGCCCCGCCTCCTATTCTAGCTCCTTTACTGAAGGAGGgattcccctcccccagtcatGCAGCTGCCTCtctggacagagggaggggaagtggccagaAGGGGAAGTGTGAGGAGTTCCCCTCGGCCTGTCACCAGTCTCCTCAGGCCTTCGGAGTGGTGGCCCTCCGGCCCTCTGCGGCCATGGAGCCTCTGGAGACCCCCATCAAGGATGGCATCCTGTACCAGCAGCACGTCAAGTTTGGCAAGGTGGGGACCCTGGCTGCCGAGGATAATTTGGCCTCCACACCTGGACCTGGGAGAATGGTGATGGGAATCAGGGTTGGGGGATCTAACCCAGATGTGGGGATGGGAGAGAGGCCCATCCTCTGCCTGAGCAGA from Eptesicus fuscus isolate TK198812 chromosome 6, DD_ASM_mEF_20220401, whole genome shotgun sequence encodes the following:
- the DDX41 gene encoding probable ATP-dependent RNA helicase DDX41 isoform X3 — its product is MEDSEPERKRARTDEATASGSRSEAEEEDDEDYVPYVPLRQRRQLLLQKLLQRRRKGAAEEEQQDSGSDHRGDEDDIPLGPQSNVSLLDQHQHLKEKAEARKESAKEKQLKEEEKILESVAEGRALMSVKEMAKGITYDDPIKTSWTPPRYVLSMSEERHERVRKKYHILVEGDGIPPPIKSFKEMKFPAAILRGLKKKGIHHPTPIQIQGIPTILSGRDMIGIAFTGSGKTLVFTLPVIMFCLEQEKRLPFSKREGPYGLIICPSRELARQTHGILEYYCRLLQEDSSPLLRCALCIGGMSVKEQMETIRHGVHMMVATPGRLMDLLQKKMVSLDICRYLALDEADRMIDMGFEGDIRTIFSYFKGQRQTLLFSATMPKKIQNFAKSALVKPVTINVGRAGAASLDVIQVLIFAEKKADVDAIHEYLLLKGVEAVAIHGGKDQEERTKAIEAFREGKKDVLVATDVASKGLDFPAIQHVINYDMPEEIENYVHRIGRTGRSGNTGIATTFINKACDESVLMDLKALLLEAKQKVPPVLQVLHCGDESMLEIGGERGCAFCGGLGHRITDCPKLEAMQTKQVSNIGRKDYLAHSSMDF
- the DDX41 gene encoding probable ATP-dependent RNA helicase DDX41 isoform X1 → MEDSEPERKRARTDEATASGSRSEAEEEDDEDYVPYVPLRQRRQLLLQKLLQRRRKGAAEEEQQDSGSDHRGDEDDIPLGPQSNVSLLDQHQHLKEKAEARKESAKEKQLKEEEKILESVAEGRALMSVKEMAKGITYDDPIKTSWTPPRYVLSMSEERHERVRKKYHILVEGDGIPPPIKSFKEMKFPAAILRGLKKKGIHHPTPIQIQGIPTILSGRDMIGIAFTGSGKTLVFTLPVIMFCLEQEKRLPFSKREGPYGLIICPSRELARQTHGILEYYCRLLQEDSSPLLRCALCIGGMSVKEQMETIRHGVHMMVATPGRLMDLLQKKMVSLDICRYLALDEADRMIDMGFEGDIRTIFSYFKVPVPAWPGYSCTLGAALPLSQLLNFPSPHVSSAPALSQGQRQTLLFSATMPKKIQNFAKSALVKPVTINVGRAGAASLDVIQEVEYVKEEAKMVYLLECLQKTPPPVLIFAEKKADVDAIHEYLLLKGVEAVAIHGGKDQEERTKAIEAFREGKKDVLVATDVASKGLDFPAIQHVINYDMPEEIENYVHRIGRTGRSGNTGIATTFINKACDESVLMDLKALLLEAKQKVPPVLQVLHCGDESMLEIGGERGCAFCGGLGHRITDCPKLEAMQTKQVSNIGRKDYLAHSSMDF
- the DDX41 gene encoding probable ATP-dependent RNA helicase DDX41 isoform X2: MEDSEPERKRARTDEATASGSRSEAEEEDDEDYVPYVPLRQRRQLLLQKLLQRRRKGAAEEEQQDSGSDHRGDEDDIPLGPQSNVSLLDQHQHLKEKAEARKESAKEKQLKEEEKILESVAEGRALMSVKEMAKGITYDDPIKTSWTPPRYVLSMSEERHERVRKKYHILVEGDGIPPPIKSFKEMKFPAAILRGLKKKGIHHPTPIQIQGIPTILSGRDMIGIAFTGSGKTLVFTLPVIMFCLEQEKRLPFSKREGPYGLIICPSRELARQTHGILEYYCRLLQEDSSPLLRCALCIGGMSVKEQMETIRHGVHMMVATPGRLMDLLQKKMVSLDICRYLALDEADRMIDMGFEGDIRTIFSYFKGQRQTLLFSATMPKKIQNFAKSALVKPVTINVGRAGAASLDVIQEVEYVKEEAKMVYLLECLQKTPPPVLIFAEKKADVDAIHEYLLLKGVEAVAIHGGKDQEERTKAIEAFREGKKDVLVATDVASKGLDFPAIQHVINYDMPEEIENYVHRIGRTGRSGNTGIATTFINKACDESVLMDLKALLLEAKQKVPPVLQVLHCGDESMLEIGGERGCAFCGGLGHRITDCPKLEAMQTKQVSNIGRKDYLAHSSMDF